The genomic window ACAACGGGCACATTTCCTGTGACGACAAAAGTCGGTATGAGACCGAGCTTTTTCAATTCTTCCTGAGCGCCTAGTTTGTACATCTCATCGATATTGCTCTCATCGCGCCTATCCATCGACAACAACTCAAGACTACCATCGGCTACGCGATAACCATCCTTTTTTATCGGCGAATAGAAATAATGAATATAATAACGAGTTCCCAAAACATACTCCTGGATCGTATAAGGCTGGCTTTCGTCTATTCCAGACTTGAAATCTGGGTAATCTTTTGCAATGAAAAATCCCCTTCCACCCTTTGCGCCATGGTACTTGACAAGAACAGGCCTGTCGATTTCCTTTGCATCGTTGATCTTTCTTGGCATCTCGATGCCTGCTGATATCAGCCATTCCCTCTGCTTTTCCCTATCAGATTCCCAACTCAGTACGGCTCTATTACCAAATGTTGGGACTGGAAGTTTCTCGAACTTCTCAGTTCCCATATATTCTACAAATGAGCCATGTGGAACAAGGATAACATTTCTATTGATGAGCTCATTAACCTTTTCCAAAATTTCATCGTAACTTCCAAACCTTAGAAACTCGTCGGGTTTGGCAAGAGGAAAGGCATCATAGAATCTCGTGTTTTGATTTACAGCGAGTCCAAGAGTTCTAAAACCTTCACGCTTCGCGCCGTAAAAGATCTGCAATGAAGAATGAGAGCATAGA from Methanomassiliicoccales archaeon includes these protein-coding regions:
- a CDS encoding formate--phosphoribosylaminoimidazolecarboxamide ligase, coding for MASINKIHEIVDDYDTEKITIATLCSHSSLQIFYGAKREGFRTLGLAVNQNTRFYDAFPLAKPDEFLRFGSYDEILEKVNELINRNVILVPHGSFVEYMGTEKFEKLPVPTFGNRAVLSWESDREKQREWLISAGIEMPRKINDAKEIDRPVLVKYHGAKGGRGFFIAKDYPDFKSGIDESQPYTIQEYVLGTRYYIHYFYSPIKKDGYRVADGSLELLSMDRRDESNIDEMYKLGAQEELKKLGLIPTFVVTGNVPVVIRESLLPKVFDMGERVIRRSVELFGGMIGPFCLETIVTDRLEFKVFEVSSRIVAGTNPFISGSPYSDLIEPEMSTGRRIAREIKIAKQKNLLHAIVT